From the Leptolyngbya sp. O-77 genome, one window contains:
- the cas10 gene encoding type III-B CRISPR-associated protein Cas10/Cmr2 yields MDSVLDEEQTDKREDSKKQITIAITWCLAWGNDREPQFPLSTLQQMVQALRAGQPDLVPSEVRFHLENARQLNQLDYPRTLTDLKAYTETHPQLWQSQIGLVYGGATKIKQYVFEAAKLPDIRGASALLDRINLVDLPAFFQAEQSSRFQQCQNEPAYCSQVREWLDQDFAGLSQALIPELIIYSTGGNILAFCPPAYVNDLANAIEKRYTQETLTANSCAVGDRFRLLELRFGRLNDPIEQTNWYEWYQQNRDRDLVKAYYGKPDGDAFEQFQSRKNFNELVTQLAIRFNQRRAGQDIPGEERPSRRYPPMFETHPYLRRDETERRSAVQQAKQLPGEPWFSDVLARKRIAGQKSKRDNQNTAWFDQETWLDAWKPGTLTSWVSKFEDFLRDHPDLTYCQHPHYPDLEEKHREARSLREIGNASTPTGFVAYIYADGNNMGGYIQKNIKTPEAYQSFSEAVSQATEHSVYRALAQHLSPHQLKGIDDTETQGRDGKWIHPFEILTIGGDDVLLIVPAHKALAIAQTLSEQFEQILLGDGEPDQSPSPDLGEGFRVRDELQPQKDIHRYRPDRAPDSHCQLSMSVGVLITAEDTPIYYAEKLVSQLLKSAKKKAKQLKKDFKYYGGTIDFLVMKSVTMLSSSIEDFRKSGLVIEGKPKLKLYGAPYTLHEIGGLLKTAKALKEADFPRSQLYQIRSLLEQGKHTAILNYRYFRVRLDKEKQALLQEEFENAWCQPKDPNNSGNLAPWMSLLGEGGTTYETIWRELVDLYPFTETGQAEQRHPPGQVESPATAPGEA; encoded by the coding sequence ATGGATAGTGTGCTTGACGAAGAACAAACTGATAAACGGGAAGACAGTAAGAAGCAAATCACCATTGCCATCACCTGGTGTCTTGCCTGGGGGAACGATCGCGAGCCACAGTTCCCACTCTCGACCCTCCAGCAAATGGTGCAGGCCTTACGAGCCGGACAGCCAGATCTGGTGCCATCCGAAGTGCGATTTCACCTAGAGAATGCGCGCCAGCTTAATCAGTTAGATTATCCCAGAACACTGACAGACCTGAAGGCATATACAGAAACCCATCCCCAACTCTGGCAATCCCAGATTGGGCTGGTCTATGGCGGTGCCACCAAAATTAAGCAATATGTCTTTGAAGCGGCAAAACTGCCGGATATCCGGGGGGCATCGGCCCTGTTGGATCGGATCAATCTGGTTGATTTGCCAGCGTTTTTCCAGGCTGAGCAATCTTCCCGGTTTCAGCAATGTCAGAATGAACCAGCATATTGCAGTCAGGTGCGTGAATGGCTGGATCAAGACTTCGCCGGATTATCCCAGGCACTCATTCCTGAACTGATCATTTATTCAACCGGCGGCAATATCCTGGCCTTCTGCCCACCTGCCTATGTGAATGATTTAGCGAATGCGATTGAGAAGCGCTACACCCAGGAAACTCTAACCGCAAATTCCTGTGCTGTGGGCGATCGCTTCCGGCTTCTGGAATTGCGCTTTGGACGACTCAACGATCCGATCGAGCAAACAAACTGGTACGAGTGGTATCAGCAAAACCGCGATCGTGACCTCGTCAAGGCTTACTATGGCAAACCGGATGGCGATGCCTTTGAACAGTTCCAGTCTCGCAAGAACTTCAACGAACTCGTGACTCAGCTTGCTATTCGCTTTAACCAGCGGCGGGCTGGACAGGATATACCAGGGGAGGAACGCCCCAGTCGGCGGTATCCCCCCATGTTTGAAACCCATCCCTACCTGCGTCGGGACGAGACTGAACGGCGATCGGCGGTGCAGCAAGCCAAACAATTACCGGGTGAACCCTGGTTTTCAGATGTGCTAGCCCGCAAGCGCATTGCTGGACAAAAGTCTAAGCGAGATAATCAAAATACGGCTTGGTTTGATCAAGAAACCTGGTTGGATGCTTGGAAGCCAGGAACATTAACCAGTTGGGTGAGTAAGTTTGAAGATTTCCTGCGTGACCATCCAGATCTGACCTACTGTCAACATCCTCACTATCCTGATCTAGAAGAGAAGCATCGAGAAGCGCGATCGCTGCGGGAAATTGGTAATGCCAGCACACCGACCGGATTTGTTGCCTATATTTACGCTGATGGCAACAACATGGGGGGATATATTCAGAAAAATATCAAAACACCTGAAGCATACCAGAGCTTCAGTGAAGCCGTTTCGCAAGCGACGGAACACTCGGTCTACCGGGCACTGGCACAGCATCTCTCACCCCATCAGCTTAAGGGAATTGATGACACTGAAACCCAGGGACGGGATGGCAAATGGATACACCCGTTTGAGATTCTGACGATTGGTGGCGATGATGTCCTACTGATTGTGCCAGCCCACAAGGCACTGGCGATCGCCCAAACCCTGAGCGAGCAATTCGAGCAGATTTTGCTAGGGGATGGGGAGCCAGATCAAAGTCCCTCTCCCGACTTGGGAGAAGGATTTAGGGTGAGGGATGAGTTACAGCCTCAAAAAGATATCCATCGTTACCGACCCGACCGCGCACCAGACTCCCACTGTCAACTCAGTATGTCAGTGGGTGTGTTGATCACAGCCGAAGATACACCCATCTACTATGCCGAAAAGCTGGTGAGCCAGCTACTCAAATCTGCCAAGAAGAAGGCCAAGCAACTGAAAAAAGACTTTAAGTACTACGGCGGCACCATCGACTTCCTGGTAATGAAATCAGTCACAATGCTGTCCTCCAGCATCGAAGACTTCCGTAAATCCGGTTTGGTGATTGAGGGCAAACCGAAACTCAAACTCTATGGTGCTCCCTACACGCTGCATGAAATTGGTGGATTACTGAAAACGGCGAAAGCGCTGAAAGAAGCCGACTTCCCGCGATCGCAACTCTACCAAATTCGCAGTTTGCTGGAACAGGGGAAACACACAGCTATCCTTAACTACCGCTACTTCCGAGTGCGGCTGGATAAGGAAAAGCAAGCTTTGCTGCAAGAAGAGTTTGAAAACGCCTGGTGCCAACCCAAAGATCCAAACAATTCCGGTAATCTGGCTCCCTGGATGTCTTTGCTGGGTGAGGGTGGAACCACTTACGAAACCATCTGGCGGGAGTTAGTAGACCTCTATCCATTTACCGAGACCGGCCAGGCGGAACAAAGGCATCCACCCGGACAGGTCGAATCACCCGCAACCGCTCCAGGGGAGGCATAA